One part of the Syntrophorhabdaceae bacterium genome encodes these proteins:
- a CDS encoding TPM domain-containing protein produces the protein MKYHRKAEQFFTKSEKERIRNTTKEVELKTVGEIAVVVVDQSSHYREAEILGGIFSGSLVSLIVSAVFFHSSLWFYIPLSFLLFFPGRFLFQRVPHLKEVFTGRKRRELAVRERAVKAFYENGLYRTRQNTGVLFFISLLERKVWVLADKGIHEKIKQQTLNRFADVVSKGIREGRACDALCEAIGEAGEVLAKHYPVTPGDVDELPDGVICEPGGECDT, from the coding sequence TTTTTACGAAAAGTGAGAAGGAGAGGATCAGGAATACTACCAAAGAAGTTGAGTTGAAGACCGTCGGCGAGATAGCCGTTGTGGTTGTGGATCAGAGCAGTCACTACAGGGAAGCAGAAATACTCGGCGGCATATTTTCAGGAAGCCTCGTTTCCCTTATCGTATCAGCGGTCTTTTTCCATTCCTCGCTCTGGTTCTATATTCCGCTCTCGTTCCTTTTGTTCTTCCCCGGCCGTTTCCTCTTTCAGCGCGTGCCGCATCTAAAAGAGGTTTTTACCGGCAGGAAAAGAAGAGAGCTTGCCGTCAGGGAGCGTGCGGTCAAGGCATTCTATGAAAACGGTCTTTACAGGACCAGACAAAATACCGGCGTCCTCTTTTTTATCTCCCTGCTCGAAAGAAAGGTGTGGGTACTTGCCGATAAAGGTATCCACGAAAAGATCAAGCAGCAGACGCTGAACAGGTTCGCTGATGTGGTCTCAAAAGGTATCCGCGAAGGACGTGCCTGCGATGCCCTCTGCGAGGCCATCGGGGAAGCGGGCGAAGTGCTTGCAAAGCATTATCCTGTGACGCCGGGGGACGTGGATGAACTGCCCGACGGAGTAATCTGCGAGCCCGGCGGCGAGTGCGATACGTAA